From a region of the Penaeus vannamei isolate JL-2024 chromosome 2, ASM4276789v1, whole genome shotgun sequence genome:
- the LOC113813728 gene encoding uncharacterized protein: MKACVTLVLVALLVTTMLEETVGLRRGGDSNRRGRGFGGRGRGRGGRGSCLGKLCEAADDANTCRDCAKGVSDFKQEMRTCTSYLSVSCNNITATDLDSLTTCLTDALPDLADCF; the protein is encoded by the exons ATGAAGGCGTGCGTAACTCTCGTCCTGGTGGCTCTTCTGGTGACGACCATGTTGGAGGAAACTGTTGGTCTTCGACGTGGTGGAGATTCCAATCGTCGTGGAAGAGGATTCGGTGGTCGTGGAAGAGGTCGGGGTGGACGTGGCTCGTGCCTTG GTAAACTGTGTGAGGCAGCCGATGATGCTAATACCTGCAGGGATTGCGCCAAAGGTGTGAGTGACTTTAAACAGGAGATGCGCACCTGTACCAGTTACCTGTCAG TGTCTTGCAACAATATAACTGCAACCGATCTGGACAGCTTGACGACTTGCCTCACCGATGCCCTCCCTGAT
- the LOC113818762 gene encoding uncharacterized protein: protein MKVYVLLVVVAVVVAMASADDGERHPDGRRPPPPDGRRPPNGGSPPKGGSHNRRGPPPCTRYLCGENEECPKCVRDIIHAGEDDTLKNQLRDCYDTANDCRDESTVDASALTDCIAAVSEDLPACFPAK, encoded by the exons ATGAAGGTTTACGTGCTTctggttgtggtggcggtggtggtggccatGGCGAGCGCAGATGACGGTGAGCGTCATCCCGATGGccgtcgtcctcctccacctgatGGTCGCCGCCCTCCTAATGGTGGCAGCCCTCCCAAAGGTGGCAGCCATAACCGTCGTGGACCTCCTCCGTGTACCA GATATCTGTGTGGTGAGAATGAAGAATGCCCGAAATGCGTCAGGGACATCATCCACGCTGGCGAGGATGACACACTGAAGAATCAACTTCGCGACTGCTACGACACTGCGaacg ACTGTCGGGATGAATCAACTGTCGACGCAAGCGCTTTGACAGACTGCATCGCGGCTGTCAGCGAAGAT CTGCCTGCCTGTTTCCCTGCAAAATAG
- the LOC113818759 gene encoding uncharacterized protein, with amino-acid sequence MKLSLALLTVLVAGLSVGPVKAAHGGGWGRGGGGNGWKNGGHHGGHGHEGCITSLCQSATAGLTTCQDCVWKFGCVLKHNCMAGVTDCSTMDSTAVDSMKTCLIGLVPSISSCFA; translated from the exons ATGAAGCTATCTCTGGCTTTACTGACGGTGTTGGTAGCTGGCCTTTCCGTGGGTCCAGTGAAGGCGGCGCAtggaggaggctgggggagaggtggtggtggaaatggcTGGAAAAACGGAGGCCACCATGGAGGGCACGGGCATGAGGGCTGTATAA CTTCCTTGTGCCAATCTGCCACCGCTGGACTGACTACTTGCCAAGACTGTGTCTGGAAATTTGGATGCGTTTTGAAGCACAACTGCATGGCAGGCGTGACGG ACTGCAGCACGATGGATTCCACCGCAGTTGACAGCATGAAGACCTGCTTGATAGGACTGGTTCCTTCg ATTAGTTCTTGTTTCGCATGA
- the LOC113818765 gene encoding uncharacterized protein, translating into MLHDPELPGQGGGHSHTSLAVYKADETLDEVPTSRAVIIMKSLATLFTAALLLAFAGAKEHYVHQVCAGAGPECLSKASTCGEKMKPNAEYKQQFHEAYLLCEAKSDESKDESPESSEDSLDDEFGEHSKCIMEETGFMTGWEMNRDTIKAYISTLNLSEELKTALDTAADTCENPTVGDVFAFDKCLLAACIEAV; encoded by the exons ATGCTGCATGACCCTGAGCTGCCTGGCCAGGGCGGCGGTCACTCACATACCTCCCTTGCCGTATATAAAGCAGATGAGACCCTTGATGAAGTACCAACCTCCAGGGCTGTCATCATAATGAAGTCTCTCGCCACTCTGTTTACTGCTGCTCTTCTGCTAGCCTTCGCCGGGGCTAAGGAGCATTATG TGCACCAGGTCTGCGCCGGCGCTGGGCCCGAGTGCCTGTCGAAGGCCTCCACGTGCGGCGAGAAGATGAAGCCAAATGCCGAATATAAACAGCAATTTCATGAAGCTTATCTTCTGTGCGAAGCGAAGAGCGACGAAAGCAAGGATGAATCTCCCGAATCTTCAG AAGATTCTCTTGATGACGAGTTCGGCGAACACTCGAAGTGTATCATGGAAGAAACAGGATTC ATGACCGGCTGGGAGATGAACAGAGACACCATAAAGGCTTACATCTCAACCCTAAATTTGTCCGAAGAACTGAAGACCGCCTTGGACACCGCCGCCGACACCTGTGAAAATCCGACGGTTGGGGAC GTGTTCGCCTTCGATAAATGCCTCCTTGCCGCGTGCATCGAAGCGGTGTGA